From a region of the Methanoculleus receptaculi genome:
- a CDS encoding DEAD/DEAH box helicase, with protein sequence MELEQQPGDWVWHPDLAEPVQIITIQHLWGKKSYRVWVPGRNRILLADEDALTPLNRSKPLNRNEIIYRAAAAKIIEIYSRERLLAPLNSRVVPLPHQIYALSRACARDPVRCLFADEVGLGKTIEAGLVVKELKLRRKASRILVVAPRGLVNQWVSEMWTHFQEEFVPIIPGTTGNQVPGGRKIWTLFDQIVVPLDAIKPMKRRRGWTPKEIHDHNQQRFHDLVNAGWDLIIIDEAHKLAGTTSQVARFKLGRALADHTHHLLLLSATPHQGKTDAFLRLMSLIDKTRFREDSPIDRDAITSSIVRTEKRNAIDAEGKPLFRPRNTRIIRVEWKEEHRLQAELYEQVTEYVRTGYNRALKEKRNYIGFLMVLMQRLVSSSTRSIRNTLEKRLSVLQDQPPPRPEEPLDEDWWDLETEERVEQMVNSSPPADPDEREEVRRLLDLARRCEATRPDAKTEEVVNLMLTLRARENNPNLKFLIFTEFVPTQTMLAEYLEARGFRVVLLNGSMSMEERQKAQTSFSRDAQVMISTEAGGEGLNLQFCHIVINYDMPWNPMRLEQRIGRVDRIGQTHDVQVYNLVFSGTVEERVHEVLLEKLLVILSDLGFDKISDVLDSSEAERTFENLFIHSIINPEKADTYLEDFIASLSERAKQERESLSFFQDDPVLDTIEVQEHLRNPLPALTEQMVANYILSRGGKVGKTISGYDLVWPDGSTQSDVFFDKSASEPSLGTLLTVSDPRVAELLTQSSIVHPEMPMKRIKIPGLPEEVSGIWSLWRLVVSGPSGVRVHAIPYFINDDGRTLRVSARQIWDTLIRGEFIETGVTCTDRSTLDRSREGAENAGREQILERTGIPEIYPVIILRVEGGNV encoded by the coding sequence ATGGAGTTGGAGCAGCAACCCGGCGACTGGGTCTGGCATCCGGATTTAGCAGAACCTGTGCAGATCATCACCATCCAGCACCTCTGGGGAAAGAAGAGTTACAGGGTCTGGGTGCCGGGCAGAAACCGCATCCTTCTCGCCGATGAAGATGCACTCACCCCGTTAAACCGTTCCAAACCGCTGAACAGAAACGAGATCATCTACCGCGCCGCCGCAGCAAAGATAATCGAGATCTACTCCCGTGAAAGGCTCCTCGCCCCCCTCAACTCCCGGGTCGTCCCCCTGCCTCACCAGATCTACGCCCTCTCCCGCGCCTGCGCACGCGACCCGGTGCGCTGCCTTTTCGCCGACGAAGTCGGCCTCGGAAAGACCATCGAAGCCGGCCTTGTGGTAAAAGAACTCAAACTTCGCAGAAAGGCCTCCAGGATACTTGTCGTCGCCCCACGCGGCCTCGTAAACCAATGGGTCTCAGAGATGTGGACACACTTCCAGGAAGAGTTCGTCCCCATAATCCCTGGAACCACCGGGAACCAGGTTCCCGGAGGCAGGAAGATCTGGACGCTGTTTGACCAGATCGTTGTCCCGCTCGATGCCATAAAACCCATGAAACGCCGCCGGGGATGGACGCCAAAAGAGATCCACGACCACAACCAGCAGCGGTTTCATGACCTCGTCAACGCCGGCTGGGACCTCATCATAATCGATGAAGCGCACAAACTCGCCGGCACAACCAGTCAGGTCGCACGCTTCAAACTCGGCCGCGCCCTCGCAGACCACACCCATCATCTCCTTCTCCTCTCCGCCACACCACACCAGGGCAAGACCGATGCATTCCTCCGGTTGATGAGCCTCATTGACAAAACAAGGTTCCGTGAAGATAGCCCGATCGACCGCGACGCCATAACTTCGTCCATCGTCCGCACCGAGAAGAGAAACGCCATCGATGCGGAGGGAAAACCCCTCTTCAGACCACGCAACACCCGTATAATCCGTGTCGAGTGGAAAGAAGAACACAGACTCCAGGCCGAACTCTACGAACAGGTCACCGAGTACGTCAGAACCGGATACAACCGGGCGCTCAAAGAGAAAAGAAACTACATCGGCTTCCTGATGGTCCTGATGCAGCGCCTCGTATCCAGCAGCACCCGATCGATACGAAACACACTTGAAAAACGTCTATCAGTGCTCCAGGACCAGCCGCCCCCCAGGCCTGAAGAACCTCTCGACGAAGACTGGTGGGACCTTGAGACCGAAGAGCGGGTAGAACAGATGGTCAACAGTTCCCCGCCTGCAGACCCCGATGAACGTGAAGAGGTGCGCCGTCTCCTCGATCTCGCTCGCCGCTGTGAGGCAACCAGACCCGACGCCAAGACCGAAGAGGTCGTCAACCTCATGTTGACCCTCCGTGCCCGGGAGAACAACCCCAACCTGAAATTCCTCATCTTCACCGAATTTGTCCCCACACAGACGATGCTTGCCGAATACCTCGAAGCACGCGGGTTCCGTGTGGTCCTCCTCAACGGCTCGATGAGCATGGAAGAACGCCAGAAAGCCCAGACCTCCTTCTCCAGGGATGCACAGGTGATGATATCTACAGAAGCGGGGGGAGAAGGACTCAACCTTCAGTTCTGTCACATTGTCATCAATTACGACATGCCATGGAACCCGATGCGGCTCGAACAGCGTATCGGTCGGGTTGACCGTATCGGCCAGACCCACGACGTTCAGGTCTACAACCTGGTCTTCTCCGGAACCGTCGAGGAGCGTGTCCACGAGGTCTTGCTCGAAAAACTGCTGGTCATCCTGAGCGACCTCGGTTTCGACAAAATCAGCGACGTCCTCGACTCCAGCGAGGCCGAGCGGACGTTCGAGAACCTCTTCATACACTCGATCATCAACCCGGAGAAAGCAGACACCTACCTCGAAGACTTCATCGCCTCATTATCCGAGCGGGCAAAACAGGAACGCGAATCTCTCTCATTTTTCCAGGATGATCCGGTGCTCGACACCATCGAGGTACAGGAGCACCTCAGGAACCCCCTCCCCGCCCTGACGGAACAGATGGTTGCAAACTATATCCTCTCCCGTGGAGGAAAGGTTGGAAAGACCATCTCCGGCTATGACCTCGTATGGCCGGACGGCTCAACACAGAGCGATGTATTCTTTGATAAAAGTGCATCAGAACCCTCTTTGGGAACACTTCTCACCGTATCCGACCCCCGGGTTGCAGAACTGCTCACACAGTCTTCCATAGTTCATCCAGAGATGCCCATGAAGCGTATAAAGATACCCGGTCTCCCTGAAGAGGTCTCTGGCATATGGTCGCTCTGGCGGCTGGTGGTCTCTGGCCCCTCTGGCGTCCGGGTGCACGCCATCCCTTACTTCATCAACGATGACGGCCGTACACTCCGTGTAAGTGCACGCCAGATCTGGGATACCCTCATCCGTGGCGAGTTTATAGAGACGGGAGTGACCTGCACTGACCGTTCGACCCTGGACCGCAGCAGAGAGGGCGCGGAGAATGCCGGGAGAGAACAGATCCTCGAGAGAACCGGTATACCTGAGATCTATCCCGTGATCATCCTGAGGGTGGAAGGCGGCAATGTCTGA
- a CDS encoding ORC1-type DNA replication protein — MRDHALLHYDQTLFRDREIFEFGYTPERLHHRDAQTTELAWLVRPALEGAAAGNAILRGPPGTGKTTTVRRLFAEIEDATNRIIPVFINCQQHRTQFSVFARIFEAVVGHAPPSAGKHVDEIVRQMAGRLEERDAALLVCLDDANYLHDARQLNDLLYRILRLYETRDVRRPGVFVVTSDRCLDINAAVDERVRSVFHPIEVNFPAYTKPEILEILGDRVRQGLFPGVMPPSSLDLAAGITADEQDIRVGIDLIRRAVETVERTGRRRVTRKDVMEVSRSIIAPALQKRVEALPEAERGLLLRIAEMALEDADMTSGSVYEELRGYIAACPTVYRARLKHLEEERLIDLPLSPGRGRARDVLLRYPPRDVIECCERPQKPR; from the coding sequence ATGAGAGATCACGCACTCCTCCACTACGACCAGACACTCTTTCGGGACCGGGAGATCTTCGAGTTTGGATACACCCCCGAGAGGCTCCACCACCGCGACGCCCAGACCACAGAACTTGCCTGGCTCGTCAGGCCGGCGCTGGAGGGCGCGGCCGCGGGGAACGCCATCCTCCGCGGCCCCCCCGGCACTGGGAAGACCACCACCGTCCGCCGTCTCTTTGCCGAGATCGAGGATGCCACAAACCGGATCATACCCGTCTTCATCAACTGCCAGCAGCACCGGACGCAGTTCTCCGTCTTTGCCCGGATATTCGAGGCGGTCGTCGGCCACGCCCCGCCCTCCGCCGGGAAACACGTCGACGAGATCGTGCGCCAGATGGCAGGACGCCTCGAGGAGCGGGACGCCGCGCTGCTCGTCTGCCTGGACGATGCCAACTACCTCCACGACGCCCGCCAGTTAAACGACCTCCTCTACCGGATCCTCCGGCTCTACGAGACCCGGGACGTCAGGAGGCCCGGCGTCTTTGTGGTCACAAGCGACCGCTGCCTGGATATCAACGCCGCCGTAGACGAACGCGTCCGCTCGGTCTTCCACCCGATCGAGGTCAACTTCCCGGCCTACACGAAGCCGGAGATCCTGGAGATCCTCGGCGACCGCGTCCGCCAGGGGCTCTTCCCCGGCGTCATGCCGCCCTCAAGCCTCGACCTCGCCGCCGGGATAACAGCCGATGAGCAGGACATAAGGGTCGGGATCGACCTCATCCGGCGGGCGGTCGAGACCGTTGAGAGGACGGGCCGCAGGAGGGTCACCCGGAAGGACGTTATGGAGGTCTCCCGCTCGATCATCGCACCGGCGCTCCAGAAGAGGGTCGAAGCCCTCCCGGAGGCCGAACGCGGCCTCCTCCTCCGGATCGCAGAGATGGCGCTTGAGGACGCGGATATGACATCGGGCTCGGTCTACGAGGAGTTGCGCGGCTACATCGCCGCCTGCCCGACCGTCTACCGGGCAAGGCTGAAACACCTGGAGGAGGAGCGGCTGATCGACCTCCCGCTCAGCCCCGGCCGCGGGCGGGCAAGGGACGTCCTCCTCCGCTACCCGCCCCGGGACGTTATAGAATGCTGCGAGAGACCCCAGAAACCGCGTTGA
- the pglZ gene encoding BREX-3 system phosphatase PglZ: protein MSDWREEILENLLQDDRPLIIALDPDALVLEEGIQQAILNRGYDIVSYNDPFSFRIVYESEYRERLERWRDDPVKLIVRFPHDRRGSVPFDLLRDGSCVTVRINDIFPLFSYPVVRLLEPVYYDALYESAKNYRGERMGDAKTREYILKTVFRIAPDEIRDPTDLVSLLCRIHYERKVVPEELVNHCLEIWTRLGIGKEEIRPLFNRDRFMNYLQSQWVRYINASDTSEIHFDHQEIRLYVETFFLEGSLKPIEVDDTATLPEWATCGIIRDPLADARRHLRNLLSKISESIPGENARYADWKQIARLWAGAIMIRGKLHTSLHRGESEEFDRLHLSIESAFRDWLLAHFKSLPNQPYLPAPVMVHHIPHFIAHELARNGGRIALIVMDGMAIDQWLIIKEALGNEFSYREDSVYAWVPTITSISRRSLFAGETPAFIEHTLGGETDEERLWRRFWSGSSGFERLSVGFSKGHHLINESEVDELLHDAMPSILGLVVNTIDNLMHRTTMGTPELHSDIRLWLEKSVFPDLLAGLLERGYAVYITADHGNVSAEGVGRLSQGLLVEETSARARLYDRAVFMEQAHSKYPEDSFAWEGDYLGTGHSVLIADALKAFSDPGKEVVSHGGVSIEEVIVPFIRVMRVQ, encoded by the coding sequence ATGTCTGACTGGCGTGAAGAAATACTGGAGAACCTGCTGCAGGATGACAGACCTCTGATTATTGCTCTGGACCCCGACGCACTTGTCCTGGAGGAGGGGATCCAGCAGGCAATCCTGAACCGGGGGTATGATATCGTCTCGTATAACGATCCTTTCTCGTTTCGGATAGTGTATGAGTCAGAATACCGCGAACGCCTGGAACGCTGGAGAGACGATCCAGTGAAACTGATTGTCAGGTTCCCTCACGACCGGAGGGGATCGGTTCCCTTCGACCTGCTCAGGGACGGTTCCTGTGTGACCGTAAGAATCAACGACATATTCCCGCTCTTCAGTTACCCCGTCGTCCGCTTGCTTGAACCGGTTTACTACGACGCGCTTTATGAATCCGCAAAAAACTATCGTGGCGAAAGGATGGGCGACGCAAAGACCCGGGAGTACATCCTCAAAACGGTCTTTCGGATCGCTCCGGACGAGATCAGGGATCCAACCGACCTTGTCTCCCTCCTGTGCAGGATTCATTACGAGAGAAAAGTGGTTCCTGAAGAACTTGTGAACCACTGTCTCGAAATCTGGACGAGGCTCGGTATCGGAAAGGAGGAGATCCGTCCCCTCTTCAACCGCGACCGTTTCATGAATTACCTGCAGAGCCAGTGGGTTCGATATATCAACGCCAGTGATACCTCTGAGATACATTTCGATCACCAGGAGATCAGGCTATACGTTGAAACCTTCTTCCTTGAAGGCTCATTAAAGCCCATCGAGGTTGACGACACGGCCACACTCCCGGAGTGGGCAACCTGTGGCATTATACGCGACCCTCTGGCCGATGCGCGCCGTCATCTCCGGAACCTGCTCTCGAAGATATCAGAGAGCATCCCGGGGGAGAACGCACGATACGCAGACTGGAAGCAGATCGCCAGGTTATGGGCCGGGGCTATAATGATCCGCGGAAAACTCCATACCTCGCTTCACCGGGGGGAGTCAGAAGAGTTCGACCGGCTGCACCTCTCTATCGAGTCTGCGTTCAGGGACTGGCTTCTTGCTCATTTCAAATCGCTTCCAAACCAGCCGTACCTCCCCGCACCCGTGATGGTCCACCATATCCCTCATTTCATCGCCCACGAACTTGCCAGGAATGGTGGAAGGATAGCGCTGATAGTTATGGACGGTATGGCCATCGATCAGTGGTTGATCATCAAAGAGGCGCTGGGCAACGAGTTCTCTTACCGCGAAGACTCTGTGTATGCATGGGTGCCGACCATCACATCCATATCCAGGCGGTCTCTCTTTGCCGGCGAGACCCCGGCGTTCATCGAGCACACCCTTGGCGGAGAGACGGATGAGGAGCGTCTCTGGCGGAGGTTCTGGTCAGGTAGTAGTGGGTTTGAAAGACTCTCCGTCGGTTTCTCGAAGGGGCATCACCTCATCAATGAGTCGGAGGTCGATGAACTACTGCATGATGCCATGCCATCGATACTCGGGCTTGTTGTAAACACCATCGACAACCTCATGCACAGAACAACCATGGGGACGCCTGAACTGCACAGCGACATCAGACTCTGGTTAGAGAAGAGCGTCTTTCCGGACCTGCTTGCAGGTTTGCTCGAACGAGGTTACGCTGTCTACATCACCGCCGACCACGGCAACGTGAGCGCAGAAGGTGTAGGCCGCCTCAGCCAGGGGTTGCTTGTCGAAGAGACCAGTGCACGGGCAAGGCTCTATGACCGTGCCGTGTTCATGGAGCAGGCACATTCAAAGTACCCAGAAGACTCGTTTGCATGGGAAGGGGATTATCTCGGGACCGGCCACTCCGTGCTGATCGCCGACGCTCTGAAGGCGTTCTCTGATCCCGGTAAAGAAGTTGTCTCACATGGTGGGGTATCGATCGAAGAAGTGATTGTCCCATTCATCAGAGTTATGAGGGTGCAATAA